A single genomic interval of Cucumis sativus cultivar 9930 chromosome 5, Cucumber_9930_V3, whole genome shotgun sequence harbors:
- the LOC101207982 gene encoding calcium/calmodulin-regulated receptor-like kinase 2, with translation MSQRADLVIIGISVGLALGILIALLVFYVIRWYRKNVYLRRCTNDRSLGTIQIQTNGLDASTELSASLSGSIDFRGSEKLHKDSWSLWRNHHHKDIVASASGVLKYPYKDIQKATENFTTLLGQGSYGPVYKAKMPNGAVLAVKVLASDSKQGEKEFQTEVSLLGRLHHRNLVNLLGYCIDKGSHMLIYEFMSNGSLDNLLYNSENRVLSWDERIQIALDISHGVEYLHEGAVPPVIHRDLKSANILLDHTLGAKVADFGLSKEEVFDGRNSGLKGTYGYIDPVYMATNKFTMKSDIYSFGIIIFELITAIHPHQNLVDYINLAGMSVDGIDEIIDKQLAGEYSLEEARKLADIGHRCLHNVPRKRPLISEVSQAILKIKQRRLGKASNMSLASMDLSSAVSRIEEQQVELSRIASVV, from the exons ATGAGTCAACGAGCTGATCTAGTTATCATTGGCATCTCTGTTGGTTTGGCACTTGGTATTTTGATTGCTCTCCTGGTATTTTATGTCATAAGATGGTATAGAAAGAATGTGTATCTTCGACGATGTACAAATGACCGTAGTCTAGGAACTATTCAGATTCAAACAAATGGATTGGATGCAAGTACTGAACTTAGTGCATCTCTTTCTGGTTCCATTGATTTTCGGGGCTCTGAAAAGCTCCATAAAGATTCTTGGTCCCTTTGGAGGAATCATCACCACAAAGATATAGTTGCTTCTGCATCCGGTGTTCTGAAGTACCCTTACAA GGATATTCAGAAGGCTACAGAGAACTTCACTACTCTTTTGGGACAAGGATCTTATGGTCCAGTATATAAAGCAAAGATGCCCAATGGAGCAGTTCTAGCTGTTAAGGTGCTCGCTTCGGATTCCAAACAGGGTGAAAAAGAGTTTCAGACAGAG GTAAGTCTACTAGGAAGATTGCATCATCGTAATCTAGTGAATTTGTTGGGATACTGCATTGATAAAGGAAGCCACATGCTAATTTATGAGTTCATGAGTAATGGAAGTTTGGACAACCTTCTTTACA ATTCAGAAAATCGTGTCTTGAGTTGGGATGAGAGGATTCAGATTGCTCTTGATATCTCTCATGGAGTCGAGTACCTTCACGAAGGG GCTGTTCCTCCCGTCATACATCGTGATTTGAAGTCTGCCAATATATTGTTAGATCATACGTTGGGAGCTAAG GTTGCTGATTTTGGTCTATCAAAGGAAGAGGTTTTTGATGGCCGGAATTCGGGATTGAAAGGTACATACGGCTACATAGACCCGGTATACATGGCTACAAATAAGTTTACGATGAAGAGCGACATCTATAGTTTTGGCATAATCATTTTTGAACTAATCACTGCCATCCATCCACACCAGAATTTAGTGGACTATATTAATctt GCTGGAATGAGCGTGGATGGGATCGATGAAATAATTGACAAGCAACTAGCTGGAGAATACAGTCTTGAAGAAGCAAGGAAGCTAGCTGACATCGGTCATAGATGCTTGCATAACGTACCGAGAAAACGTCCTCTAATCAGCGAAGTTTCACAGGCGATATTGAAGATAAAGCAGAGACGACTTGGGAAGGCTAGTAACATGTCTCTTGCTAGCATGGATCTTTCAAGTGCAGTGAGTAGAATTGAGGAACAACAAGTGGAATTGAGTAGAATTGCTAGCGTAGTGTGa
- the LOC101208225 gene encoding F-box/kelch-repeat protein At5g15710, giving the protein MDGIGESSQSGSGVVDSQSLGSGVVREDNMVAEQVSPLRGGGRNTSPLGRAGSRNTSPSRQKVIKTKPRGLDEETVTTFGKAAHPDVQMEDSIWAMLPEDLLNEILARVPPFLIFRLRSVCKRWNSILQDCSFLKFHAQVPSHGPCLLTFWKNSQTPQCSVFSLPLKTWYKIPFTFLPPWAFWLVGSSGGLVCFSGLDGLTFKTLVCNPLTQKWRALPNMHHNQQRQLILVVDRTDRSFKVVATSDIYGDKSLPTEVYDSKLNRWSLHQTMPAVNLCSSKMAYCDSKLYLEALSPLGLMMYRLDTGYWEHIPARFPRSLLDGYLVAGTQKRLFLVGRIGLYSTLQSMRIWELDHAKITWVEISRMPPKYFRVLLRLSAERFECFGQDNLICFTSWNQGKSLLYDVDKKVWSWIAGCALQSCNSQVCFYEPRFDASVL; this is encoded by the coding sequence ATGGATGGTATTGGGGAATCTTCTCAATCTGGGTCTGGAGTTGTTGATTCTCAATCTTTGGGAAGTGGTGTTGTTCGTGAAGATAATATGGTTGCCGAACAAGTTTCGCCTCTAAGAGGTGGTGGGAGGAACACTAGTCCATTGGGTAGAGCAGGATCGAGGAACACTAGTCCTTCGAGACAGAAGGTTATAAAGACGAAACCTCGTGGATTAGATGAGGAAACGGTCACAACATTTGGTAAAGCAGCTCATCCAGACGTTCAAATGGAAGACAGTATATGGGCGATGCTACCTGAAGATTTGTTGAATGAGATATTAGCCAGGGTTCCTCCATTTTTAATCTTTAGGCTTCGTTCTGTTTGTAAAAGGTGGAATTCGATACTTCAAGATTgtagttttcttaaatttcatgCTCAAGTGCCTTCACATGGGCCTTGTCTTCTCACattttggaagaattctcAAACTCCCCAATGCTCAGTCTTCAGCTTGCCTTTAAAAACATGGTATAAGATTCCGTTCACATTTTTGCCTCCTTGGGCATTCTGGTTGGTTGGTTCATCTGGTGgtcttgtttgtttttctggGCTTGATGGGCTAACTTTCAAAACCTTGGTATGCAATCCACTCACACAAAAGTGGAGGGCATTGCCAAATATGCATCACAATCAGCAGAGGCAGCTAATTTTGGTTGTTGATCGGACTGACCGTTCGTTTAAAGTTGTAGCGACTAGTGATATTTATGGTGATAAGTCTCTACCCACTGAAGTTTATGACTCAAAGCTGAACCGTTGGTCACTTCACCAGACAATGCCTGCAGTAAATCTCTGCTCCTCGAAGATGGCATATTGTGATTCCAAGTTATACTTGGAAGCTCTTTCTCCTCTTGGTCTAATGATGTATCGTTTAGACACAGGCTATTGGGAACATATTCCAGCCAGGTTCCCTCGTTCATTATTGGATGGGTATTTGGTTGCTGGTACACAAAAGCGTCTATTCCTTGTTGGTAGGATTGGTCTTTATAGCACTCTTCAAAGCATGAGAATTTGGGAACTGGATCATGCAAAAATCACGTGGGTGGAGATTAGTAGAATGCCGCCAAAATATTTTCGAGTTTTGTTGAGGTTATCAGCGGAGAGATTTGAGTGCTTTGGACAGGATAATCTGATCTGCTTTACATCTTGGAACCAAGGGAAGAGTCTTCTTTATGATGTGGATAAAAAAGTCTGGTCTTGGATTGCTGGTTGTGCTCTGCAGTCATGTAACAGCCAGGTCTGCTTCTATGAACCGAGATTTGATGCTTCTGTACTATGA
- the LOC101208467 gene encoding alpha/beta hydrolase domain-containing protein 17C, whose product MGTVTSSMAAKFAFFPPNPPSYKVEEVEEGSGKLVMTEVATRRNVDVLKLSTKRGNQVVALYVKNLSANLTLLYSHGNAADLGQMYDLFVELSVHLRVNLMGYDYSGYGQSSGKPSEQNTYADIEAVYRCLVEKYGAKEEDVILYGQSVGSGPTLDLATRLPNLRAVVLHSPILSGVRVMYPVKRTFWFDIYKNIDKIPLVNCPVLVIHGTADDVVDWSHGKQLWDLCKEKYEPLWIKGGNHCDLELYPQYIKHLKKFISAIEKSQPRSGPGLLTNQLDIPRNSTDFREKSRPSTDQREKTRMSVDKREKPRISTDCREKVKVANAHGDRSRKMLDRPDKLATCADQPEKARNSIDRFGDMVRSVGLCNIDCFKPTATHV is encoded by the exons ATGGGGACGGTAACATCGTCCATGGCGGCGAAGTTTGCGTTTTTTCCTCCGAATCCGCCGTCGTATAAGGTGGAAGAGGTGGAGGAGGGTAGTGGGAAGTTGGTGATGACGGAGGTAGCAACGAGGAGAAATGTTGATGTTTTGAAGCTTAGTACAAAGAGAGGGAACCAAGTTGTGGCTTTGTATGTAAAGAATCTATCGGCTAATTTAACGTTGCTTTACTCTCATGGGAACGCTGCTGATTTAGGGCAGATGTACGACTTGTTTGTGGAGCTTAGTGTTCATCTTCGAGTCAACTTGATGGG gtACGATTATTCGGGATATGGTCAATCTAGTGGAAAG CCAAGTGAGCAGAATACTTATGCAGACATTGAAGCTGTCTATAGATGCTTAGTGGAGAAGTATGGGGCAAAGGAGGAAGATGTTATCTTATATGGGCAATCTGTTGGCAGTGGACCCactttagatttggctactcGTTTACCGAACTTGAGGGCGGTAGTTCTTCACAGTCCGATCTTGTCAGGTGTTCGAGTCATGTATCCAGTAAAGCGAACATTCTGGTTCGACATTTATAAG AATATTGACAAAATCCCATTGGTCAATTGTCCAGTTCTTGTAATTCAT GGAACTGCTGATGACGTTGTTGACTGGTCCCATGGAAAACAACTTTGGGATCTTTGTAAAGAGAAGTACGAGCCGTTATGGATAAAAGGAGGAAACCATTGTGACTTGGAGCTTTACCCGCAATACATAAAGCATCTCAAGAAGTTCATCTCTGCCATTGAGAAATCACAGCCTAGGAGCGGACCTGGACTACTCACGAATCAGCTTGATATTCCACGAAACAGCACTGACTTCAGAGAAAAGTCTAGACCCAGCACAGATCAAAGAGAGAAAACCAGAATGAGCGTTGATAAGAGAGAAAAGCCAAGGATTAGTACGGACTGTAGGGAAAAAGTTAAAGTTGCAAATGCTCATGGAGACAGGTCAAGAAAGATGTTAGATCGACCGGATAAGTTGGCTACTTGTGCAGACCAGCCAGAGAAAGCAAGGAACAGTATTGACCG GTTTGGGGACATGGTGAGATCGGTTGGATTATGCAATATCGATTGTTTCAAACCCACGGCAACACATGTATAG
- the LOC101217508 gene encoding DNA-directed RNA polymerase 2, chloroplastic/mitochondrial yields MISTSMWKTIAKRGICRNRQFHPDWRWLSRFNGVLGRPNESLFRDKLISGNFVPSSLPKFGSFEMGVGRSEILSQEDYYRSRFCFGSMGARIGLNGLCPKGYSSVAEAVSSTDVDEDASVDGKVQESVQEMSKEEKRLKPVKGMGQWKYNMLRRRQVTIEAEAWENAAKEYRELLVDMCKQKLAPNLPYVKSLFLGWFEPFQDAIIKEQELIQEGKRSRAPYAPYFLQLPADKMSVITMHKLMGLLMRGSEHGSVRVVQAACAIGDAIEQEVRIHKFLEKKKERTHNKDNENNDQPDIERKEQERLRKKVTNLIKKKKHLAAGQIAKRADDSRPWGRELKAKVGARLIELLIQTAYIQPPADQLADGPPDPRPAFVHSLKTSVKDGTNFMGRLGVIECDPLVVKGLDWTARQIVIPYMPMLMPPVKWRGYDKGGHILLPSFAMRTHGAKQQRDAFKRTPKQQLTPVFEALDTLGNTKWRINKRILNVVERIWTSGGHLAGLVDQDDVPLPEKPDTEDETLIKKWKWEVRSVKKENMERHSQRCDIELKLTVARKMKDEEGFYYPHNVDFRGRAYPMHPHLNHLGSDLCRGILEFAEGRSLRKSGLIWLKIHLANLFAGGVDKLSHDGRMTFIENHLEDIFDSADRPLEGGRWWMNAEDPFQFLAGCMNLTEALRSSSPETYISHIPIHQDGSCNGLQHYAALGRDKSGAAAVNLVAGEKPADVYSGIAARVLEILKRDAQKDPETFPDALHAKILIDQVDRKLVKQTVMTSVYGVTYIGARDQIKRRLKERAAISDDSELFGCSCYAAKITLEALGEMFVAAREIMNWLSDCAKIIASKNETVRWTTPLGLPVVQPYRKLGIHAIKTSLQVLTLRRETDKILSSRQRTAFPPNFVHSLDSSHMMMTAVACKRAGLNFAGVHDSYWTHACDVDEMNRILREKFVELYETPILENLLESFEQSFPALDFPPLPERGEFNLKEVLDSPYFFN; encoded by the exons ATGATTTCCACGTCTATGTGGAAAACCATTGCAAAGCGAGGTATTTGTAGGAACCGGCAGTTTCATCCTGATTGGCGTTGGCTTTCCCGCTTCAATGGCGTTCTGGGTCGTCCTAACGAGTCTTTATTTCGCGATAAATTGATTTCTGGTAATTTTGTTCCTAGTTCACTTCCGAAGTTTGGGTCTTTTGAAATGGGTGTTGGTCGAAGTGAAATTTTGTCTCAGGAAGATTACTATAGAAGCAGATTCTGTTTTGGGTCTATGGGAGCTCGAATTGGGTTAAATGGGTTGTGCCCAAAAGGATATTCTAGTGTTGCTGAGGCGGTTTCTTCAACAGATGTGGACGAAGATGCATCTGTTGACGGTAAAGTTCAGGAGTCAGTGCAAGAGATGAgcaaagaagagaagaggcTTAAACCGGTGAAGGGAATGGGGCAATGGAAGTATAATATGCTGAGGAGGAGGCAGGTGACCATAGAGGCTGAGGCGTGGGAAAATGCAGCGAAGGAGTACAGGGAGCTATTAGTGGACATGTGTAAACAGAAGTTAGCACCTAATTTGCCATACGTAAAGTCCTTGTTCCTTGGCTGGTTCGAGCCTTTTCAAGATGCTATAATTAAAGAGCAAGAATTAATCCAGGAAGGGAAGAGATCTCGAGCTCCATATGCtccttattttcttcaattaccCGCTGATAAGATGTCAGTAATCACAATGCATAAGTTGATGGGGTTGTTGATGAGGGGAAGTGAACACGGTAGTGTCAGGGTTGTGCAGGCTGCTTGTGCAATAGGAGATGCTATTGAACAGGAG GTAAGAATTCACAAGTTcttggagaaaaagaaagagagaacgCACAACAAAGATAATGAGAACAATGACCAGCCTGATATTGAAAGGAAGGAACAAGAGAGGTTAAGGAAAAAAGTGACCAActtgattaaaaagaaaaagcatctGGCTGCAGGACAGATAGCGAAGAGAGCCGATGATTCAAGACCATGGGGCAGGGAACTCAAAGCAAAG GTTGGGGCCCGTCTAATTGAGTTGTTGATACAAACAGCTTACATACAACCTCCTGCTGATCAGTTGGCCGATGGTCCACCTGATCCTCGCCCTGCATTTGTTCACTCATTGAAAACTTCGGTGAAAGACGGAAC TAATTTCATGGGGAGACTTGGTGTCATTGAATGTGACCCTTTAGTCGTCAAAGGCTTAGACTGGACT GCAAGACAAATCGTGATTCCCTATATGCCAATGTTGATGCCTCCAGTCAAATGGAGAGG CTATGACAAAGGTGGACACATCCTCTTACCATCGTTTGCCATGCGCACTCATGGAGCCAAACAACAACGTGATGCTTTTAAGAGGACCCCAAAGCAACAATTAACTCCAGTTTTTGAG GCCCTAGACACACTTGGAAATACCAAAtggagaataaataaaaggataCTCAATGTTGTGGAAAGAATATGGACCAGTGGAGGGCACCTTGCTGGTCTAGTGGATCAGGATGAT GTTCCATTGCCAGAAAAACCTGATACTGAAGATGAAACGCTGATAAAAAAGTGGAAATGGGAAGTCAGATCtgtgaagaaagaaaatatggagAGGCATTCACAACGTTGTGACATAGAGCTTAAACTTACT GTAGCACGCAAAATGAAGGATGAGGAAGGTTTTTACTATCCCCATAACGTAGACTTTCGAGGCCGTGCATATCCTATGCATCCACACTTGAATCATCTCGGTTCAGATCTCTGCAGAGGTATATTGGAGTTTGCAGAAGGTCGCTCACTCAGGAAGTCTGGCCTAATTTGGCTGAAGATTCACTTGGCAAATCTTTTTGCTGGGGGCGTGGATAAATTATCTCATGATGGTCGTATGACATTTATTGAGAATCATTTAGAAGATATATTTGACTCTGCTGACAGACCACTTGAAGGAGGACGTTGGTGGATGAATGCTGAGGATCCCTTTCAGTTTTTAGCAGGATGCATGAATCTTACTGAAGCTTTGAGAAGCTCTTCTCCTGAAACATATATTTCACATATCCCAATACACCAG GATGGTTCTTGCAACGGGTTACAGCACTATGCTGCTCTTGGACGAGACAAG TCAGGAGCAGCTGCTGTCAATCTGGTTGCCGGAGAGAAGCCTGCAGATGTTTACTCGGGTATAGCTGCTAG GGTTCTAGAAATCTTGAAAAGGGATGCACAAAAAGATCCAGAAACTTTTCCAGATGCATTGCatgcaaaaatattaatagatCAG GTGGACAGAAAATTGGTAAAGCAAACAGTGATGACATCGGTTTATGGTGTCACCTATATTGGTGCTCGCGATCAGATCAAAAGGAGACTGAAGGAACGTGCTGCCATATCTGACGATTCAGAGCTCTTTGGCTGTTCTTGCTATGCTGCCAAG ATCACGTTGGAGGCACTAGGGGAAATGTTTGTAGCAGCCCGTGAGATCATGAACTGGCTTTCTGACTGTGCAAAA ATTATTGcctcaaaaaatgaaactgTGCGATGGACTACACCCCTTGGATTACCTGTTGTGCAACCATATCGCAAGTTGGGAATACATGCT ATCAAAACTTCTCTCCAAGTTTTGACACTACGACGAGAAACGGACAAG ATCTTGTCGAGTAGACAGCGTACTGCTTTCCCACCAAATTTTGTTCACTCTCTCGATAGTTCTCATATGATGATGACTGCAGTTGCCTGCAAAAGGGCGGGTTTGAATTTTGCAG GGGTTCATGATTCATACTGGACACACGCTTGTGACGTGGATGAAATGAATAGAATACTTAGAGAGAAGTTTGTGGAACTCTATGAAACTCCAATACTCGAAAAT TTATTGGAGAGCTTTGAGCAATCTTTTCCAGCACTGGATTTTCCTCCCCTACCCGAACGGGGAGAGTTCAACCTAAAAGAAGTTCTAGACTCGCCTTACTTCTTCAACTAA